From the genome of Monomorium pharaonis isolate MP-MQ-018 chromosome 2, ASM1337386v2, whole genome shotgun sequence, one region includes:
- the LOC105834636 gene encoding uncharacterized protein LOC105834636 — MMWNAKWSHFSECFCRRSSLVLVLLPCLIFVTNYLVSNDEYEYDVLQYPSFKSYNIVEGMVDGYLVWNPKCHMLSKKPLDPSITKFVRKEKLEKCPNDRVLSQILREPNGSVFLFLDSAIKTLHSNVTCCWSSVVRPKVDKPKKNNYDSIITVKQCENLTGQVMLPREVEVAYVSCKAKTKSKPKAKTKNTKFSINTVYENVHAILNPEKVRERIDNGSQSGNFSRKLSVLVLGIDSVSRLNFYRAMPKTESYLRETGWICLKGYNKIGDNTFPNLMAILTGQTPQQAYSRCKPTVAYKLDNCPFLWHNFRNAGYVTAYGEDETTLNTFNYLKVGFVEPPTDYYLRPYMLASEKLLKIKKRFNMKYCTGPELSFERIFNYAINFAQTFISVPYFGFFWTNTISHDNMNGISSMDTRVLKKFMFLEQEGILNDSMVIFLSDHGMRWGEFRNTFAGWYEERLPYIYIWLPEWFRQENPETYRALAVNQNRLTSPFDLYEMLRDVLISGGGDADPSSGCSTCQSLFTPVPRERGCQDAGVAHHWCTCTAFKSINVNDKIAIGGVQKFLDHVESIVKSYKDKKGRRLCARLKLKKVHRVDQVIEFGMNNSSSVAYFYMIQTVPGNGNFEVTIRYFGDGNYTLSDSEVSRINPYATSARCLNRGMKQYCHCIK, encoded by the exons ATGATGTGGAACGCGAAATGGTCACACTTCTCCGAATGTTTCTGTCGACGTTCAAGCCTTGTTCTGGTTCTGCTGCCATGTCTGATCTTTGTCACCAACTACCTCGTTTCCAACGATGAGTACGAATATGACGTCCTACAATATCCGTCCTTCAAATCGTACAACATCGTTGAAG GTATGGTGGATGGTTACCTCGTATGGAATCCGAAATGTCACATGCTCTCCAAAAAGCCTCTGGATCCGTCCATCACGAAATTTGTGAGAAaggaaaaattggaaaaatgtCCTAATGATCGCGTCCTCTCGCAAATTTTAAGGGAACCTAATGGCAgtgtgtttctttttctcgatTCCGCCATAAAGACTTTGCATAGCAACGTCACTTGCTGCTGGTCATCCGTAGTCAGGCCTAAAGTGGATAAGCCTAAAAAGAACAACTATGACTCTATAATAAC AGTGAAGCAGTGCGAGAACTTGACGGGACAAGTGATGCTTCCGCGTGAAGTGGAAGTAGCGTACGTATCATGTAAAGCCAAGACAAAGTCGAAGCCTAAAGCGAAAACGAAGAATACAAAGTTTTCGATAAATACGGTATATGAAAACGTTCACGCGATCTTAAATCCAGAGAAAGTACGCGAACGCATAGACAATGGCAGTCAGTCTGGAAACTTTTCAAGAAAGCTGAGTGTGCTTGTCCTCGGCATAGACAGCGTTAGTCGACTAAATTTCTACCGAGCTATGCCGAAAACTGAAAGTTATCTGCGCGAAACTGGTTGGATTTGTTTGAAGGGCTACAACAAGATCGGCGATAACACATTTCCGAATCTAATGGCAATTTTGACCGGTCAAACTCCACAGCAAGCATACTCGCGGTGCAAGCCGACAGTGGCCTACAAACTCGACAACTGCCCCTTTCTTTGGCACAATTTCCGCAACGCCGGCTACGTCACGGCCTACGGCGAAGATGAAACCACCCTCAACACGTTCAACTACCTCAAAGTCGGCTTTGTCGAACCGCCTACAGATTACTACCTAAGACCTTATATGCTGGCCAGCGAAAAACTTCTCAAAATCAAAAAAAG ATTTAATATGAAGTACTGTACTGGTCCTGAGTTGAGTTTCGAACGAATCTTTAACTACGCTATAAACTTTGCCCAAACCTTCATTAGCGTGCCATATTTCGGTTTTTTCTGGACGAACACGATCAGCCATGATAACATGAATGGTATTTCATCGATGGATACTCGCGTGTTGaagaaatttatgtttttggaACAAGAGGGAATATTGAACGACTCGATGGTAATCTTTCTAAGCGATCATGGCATGCGCTGGGGAGAGTTTCGCAATACCTTTGCCGGTTGGTACGAAGAGAGATTGCCATACATCTACATCTGGTTACCTGAATGGTTTCGTCAAGAAAACCCCGAGACCTATCGAGCCCTTGCGGTGAATCAAAATCGACTTACCTCACCTTTTGATTTGTATGAGATGTTACGCGATGTTCTTATCAGTGGAGGTGGTGATGCTGATCCCAGTTCAGGATGTTCCACCTGTCAATCTCTTTTCACGCCTGTTCCCAGAGAAAGAGGCTGCCAGGATGCGGGTGTGGCTCATCATTGGTGCACTTGCACAGCGTTCAAGTCGATTAACGTTAACGATAAAATTGCCATTGGTGGCGTGCAGAAGTTTCTGGATCATGTTGAGAGTATCGTGAAAAGTTATAAGGACAAGAAAGGTCGACGACTGTGCGCACGACTCAAACTAAAGAAGGTGCACCGAGTGGACCAGGTGATTGAGTTTGGTATGAATAATTCATCTAGCGTCGCGTATTTCTACATGATTCAGACAGTACCCGGCAATGGCAACTTTGAGGTAACCATAAGGTATTTTGGCGACGGTAATTACACTTTATCTGATAGCGAAGTTAGCAGAATCAATCCTTACGCTACGAGTGCCAGGTGTCTGAATCGCGGTATGAAGCAGTACTGTCACTGCATAAAGTAG
- the LOC105830164 gene encoding transcription initiation factor IIB, whose translation MCRCENMASSSRNATNKICCYAHPDATLIEDYRAGDQICSECGLVVGDRVIDVGSEWRTFSNEKSGVDPSRVGGPENPLLNGADLSTMIGPGTGAASFDSFGTAKYQNRRTMSSSDRALLNAFREINGMADRINLPKTIVDRANTLFKQVHDGKNLKGRANDAIASACLYIACRQEGVPRTFKEICAVSKISKKEIGRCFKLILKALETSVDLITTGDFMSRFCSNLGLPNMVQKAATHIARKAVEIDIVPGRSPISVAAAAIYMASQASEDKRSQKEIGDIAGVADVTIRQSYKLMYPHANKLFPEDFKFATPIDQLPQM comes from the exons ATGTGCCGATGTGAAAATATGGCAAGTTCATCACG gAATGcaacaaacaaaatttgttgttatgcacATCCAGATGCTACACTTATAGAAGATTACAGAGCAGGGGACCAGATTTGTTCAGAATGTGGATTGGTTGTAGGGGATAG agtGATAGATGTAGGCTCAGAATGGAGGACATTTAGCAATGAAAAATCAGGAGTGGATCCATCACGTGTTGGTGGCCCAGAGAATCCACTTTTAAATGGCGCAGATTTGTCTACAATGATTGGACCAGGAACAGGTGCCGCATCTTTTGATAGTTTTGGTACTGCTAAGTATCAAAATCGACGTACG atGAGTAGTTCCGACAGAGCTTTACTCAATGCGTTTCGTGAGATCAACGGTATGGCAGATCGTATCAATTTACCGAAAACTATTGTGGACAGAGCCAACACGTTGTTCAAACAAGTGCATGATGGCAAAAATTTGAAGGGTCGCGCAAACGACGCAATCGCTTCTGCGTGTTTATACATTGCCTGCCGACAAGAAGGCGTACCACGTACATTCAAAGAGATTTGTGCAGTCAGCAAGATAAGCAAGAAAGAAATCGGTCGATGCTTTAAATTGATTCTCAAAGCTCTCGAAACCAGCGTAGATCTCATCACCACTGGTGATTTCATGTCCAGATTCTGTTCTAACCTTGGCCTTCCCAATATGGTACAGAAAGCTGCCACACATATCGCTAGGAAAGCAGTGGAGATCGACATTGTACCTGGAAGATCGCCCATTTCTGTTGCTGCTGCAGCAATTTACATGGCATCACAG GCATCAGAAGATAAGCGATCGCAGAAGGAAATTGGCGATATCGCCGGCGTCGCGGATGTCACGATCCGACAatcgtataaattaatgtatccACATGCGAACAAACTCTTCCCAGAAGATTTCAAATTTGCCACACCGATCGATCAGTTACCACAGATGTAA